One window of the Branchiostoma lanceolatum isolate klBraLanc5 chromosome 3, klBraLanc5.hap2, whole genome shotgun sequence genome contains the following:
- the LOC136429106 gene encoding piggyBac transposable element-derived protein 4-like — translation MSDVEMEDGDTSEDSGDSSEDSWDSEEHNEGSSSDNSSSDNPPEPSSDSGGDTSSSGEDDEMGDAHGVWMPILGEDAGPIPIPFTAVPGIKHPPPQTGEPVDFFNLFFTPAIIDKVVTETVQYANQWIAAHQDYLREKRHSSVHQWSKRAVTVEEFRAFLGLTINMGLIRKTTLASYWNTANRSQATPWFNEHFTRDRFLLLLKFLHFNNNANQPPPGDSAYKLYKIEPIVTHFNRMFLFHYHPGMDVSIDESMVGFKGKTPHLRQFMPQKRHARFGIKLWCLCDSRNGYTSCFEVYKGKDVAAPVDPRGSTHALVMRLMTNGNLLQRGHHLGIDNFFSSPDLFLELYQQGTTASGTVRCNRKGLPKQAIKKKLKNQETEERRKGNLLCVAYQDGNKKPILLSTAAAAGFQDDVTSRGQPVRRPRVVSKYNKSMGGVDLSDARLYKYLSERRTMKWTNKVVFSILGRAVLNSYILYDLHTNQPKLSRYQYMVQLVESLTDGYYPPKSPARRRTRRQIRRDANLPVPAAPPAQPQPGPAAVPAGNHWPRKLPGGKKRNCVAPVHPRRKRTSYECRSCDVGLCPECFAIYH, via the exons ATGTCGGACGTTGAGATGGAAGACGGGGACACAAGTGAAGATTCGGGGGATTCAAGTGAAGACTCCTGGGATTCCGAGGAACACAATGAAG GATCTAGCAGTGACAACAGCTCCAGCGACAATCCTCCAGAACCTAGCAGTGACAGTGGTGGTGACACTAGTAGTAGtggtgaagatgatgaaatGGGCGATGCTCATGGGGTTTGGATGCCAATTCTTGGAGAAGATGCTGGACCTATCCCCATCCCTTTCACTGCTGTCCCAGGTATAAAACATCCCCCCCCGCAAACTGGAGAACCGGTTGACTTCTTCAACCTGTTTTTCACACCAGCAATCATCGACAAAGTTGTCACTGAGACTGTCCAGTACGCCAATCAATGGATTGCTGCCCACCAGGACTACCTTCGCGAGAAACGTCACTCCAGTGTCCACCAGTGGAGCAAGAGGGCTGTGACAGTAGAAGAATTCAGGGCCTTCCTGGGACTTACCATCAACATGGGACTGATCCGAAAGACCACCTTGGCAAGCTACTGGAACACTGCAAACCGCAGCCAGGCGACGCCCTGGTTCAATGAACATTTTACTAGGGACCGTTTCCTGTTGCTCCTGAAGTTCCTACACTTCAACAACAATGCCAACCAACCTCCCCCCGGTGATTCTGCATACAAGCTGTACAAAATCGAGCCTATCGTGACACACTTCAATAGAATGTTCCTTTTCCACTATCATCCTGGGATGGATGTTTCAATTGATGAGAGCATGGTTGGATTCAAAGGAAAAACACCCCATCTACGGCAATTCATGCCACAGAAACGGCATGCCAGGTTCGGAATCAAGCTGTGGTGTCTGTGTGACAGCCGGAATGGTTACACTTCATGTTTTGAGGTGTATAAAGGCAAAGATGTGGCAGCACCAGTTGACCCCCGAGGGTCAACGCACGCCCTGGTCATGAGACTGATGACCAACGGTAACCTACTGCAGAGGGGCCATCACCTTGGCATAGACAACTTCTTTTCTTCGCCTGACCTCTTCCTCGAGCTTTACCAGCAGGGGACAACAGCTTCGGGAACGGTGAGGTGCAACAGGAAAGGCCTGCCCAAGCAAGCTATAAAGAAGAAGCTGAAAAACCAGGAGACTGAAGAACGGCGGAAGGGGAATCTCCTGTGTGTGGCATACCAGGATGGGAACAAAAAGCCTATCCTTCTCAgcacagctgctgctgcaggcttCCAGGATGATGTTACCTCGAGAGGTCAACCGGTGCGAAGACCCAGGGTTGTCTCCAAGTACAACAAATCCATGGGAGGTGTTGACCTGAGTGATGCAAGGCTGTACAAGTACCTCAGTGAGCGGAGGACAATGAAGTGGACCAACAAGGTGGTCTTCTCCATTTTGGGGAGAGCTGTCCTGAACAGTTACATCTTATATGACCTgcacaccaaccaaccaaagcTCAGCAGGTACCAGTACATGGTACAGCTGGTAGAGAGCCTCACAGATGGCTACTATCCACCCAAGTCCCCAGCTCGCCGACGCACACGAAGACAGATACGCCGAGACGCAAACCTGCCCGTGCCTGCTGCCCCACCAGCCCAGCCTCAGCCGGGTCCTGCAGCAGTCCCAGCTGGCAACCACTGGCCGAGGAAGCTTCCTGGGGGCAAGAAGAGGAACTGTGTTGCGCCTGTCCATCCAAGGAGGAAGAGAACCAGCTACGAGTGCAGATCGTGTGATGTCGGACTCTGCCCTGAATGCTTTGCCATATATCACTAG